A region of Diospyros lotus cultivar Yz01 chromosome 3, ASM1463336v1, whole genome shotgun sequence DNA encodes the following proteins:
- the LOC127797232 gene encoding cysteine desulfurase 1, chloroplastic, which yields MATAVAEGVVVLKFPSPSSFRKVIRNPNHLPTRPSSTPPPLFALRDRRRRFSLVVSAASPSSSSSLISEDNPKLGPLSLGHSTRPHFPILHQEVNGSKLVYLDNAATSQKPTIVVKALQNYYEAYNSNVHRGIHFLSAKATDEFELARKKVAAFINAADSREIVFTRNATEAINLVAYSWGLLNLRPGDEVILTIAEHHSAIVPWQLAAQKTGAVLKFVSLNEDEFPDTEKLREMLSRKTKIVVVHHVSNVLASILPVDEIVGWAHDVGAKVLVDACQSVPHMVVDVQSLNADFLVASSHKMCGPTGIGFLYGKSELLSAMPPFLGGGEMISDVYLDHSTYAEPPSRFEAGTPAIGEAIGLGAAIDYLSGIGMQKIHDYEVEMSNYLYESLRTIPNIHIYGPMPSQTVQRAALCSFNIEDIHPTDIATFLDQQHGVAIRSGHHCAQPLHRYLGVNASARASLHLYNTKEDVDDFIKSLKDTVSFFSSFK from the exons ATGGCAACGGCAGTAGCCGAAGGCGTTGTTGTCCTCAAAttcccttccccttcttctttcAGAAAAGTCATCCGAAACCCTAATCATCTCCCCACTCGCCCCTCCTCAACTCCTCCTCCATTGTTCGCGCTTCGTGATCGTAGAAGAAGATTTTCTCTAGTTGTATCGGCTGCTTCtccctcctcttcctcttcactCATCAGCGAAGACAATCCCAAACTTGGACCGCTTTCTCTCGGTCACTCCACCCGTCCCCATTTTCCTATTCTTCACCAG GAGGTCAATGGCTCCAAGCTCGTCTATCTGGATAACGCCGCCACTTCTCAGAAGCCCACTATCGTCGTGAAGGCTTTACAGAACTATTACGAAGCTTACAATTCTAATGTGCACCgtggaattcattttttgag TGCGAAGGCAACAGATGAATTTGAGTTGGCAAGAAAAAAGGTAGCAGCTTTCATCAATGCAGCTGATTCCAGAGAGATTGTGTTCACAAGAAATGCTACTGAAGCTATCAATCTAGTGGCCTATTCTTGGGGCCTTCTGAATTTAAGACCAGGAGATGAG GTTATACTCACTATTGCTGAGCATCATAGTGCTATTGTTCCTTGGCAACTTGCGGCTCAGAAAACTGGTGCTGTTTTAAAGTTTGTCAGTTTAAATGAGGATGAATTTCCAGACACAGAAAAGTTAAGAGAGATGTTATCAAGGAAGACAAAAATTGTGGTCGTTCATCATGTCTCAAACGTGCTTG CTTCTATTCTTCCCGTTGATGAGATTGTGGGCTGGGCACATGATGTTGGGGCAAAAGTGCTGGTAGATGCTTGTCAAAGTGTTCCTCATATGGTGGTTGATGTGCAGAGCCTAAATGCTGattttcttgttgcttcttcTCACAAG ATGTGTGGGCCTACAGGCATTGGGTTCTTATATGGTAAGAGTGAGTTGTTGTCTGCCATGCCTCCTTTCTTAG GTGGCGGAGAAATGATTTCTGATGTGTATTTGGATCATTCTACTTATGCCGAACCTCCATCCAG ATTTGAGGCTGGAACACCTGCAATTGGGGAAGCAATTGGGTTGGGAGCAGCAATTGATTATCTGTCTGGAATTGGCATGCAGAAGATTCATGATTATGAG GTAGAGATGTCCAATTACCTATATGAAAGCCTACGTACGATTCCTAACATCCACATCTATGGTCCCATGCCTTCACAAACTGTCCAGCGAGCTGCTCTTTGTTCATTCAACATAGAAGATATTCACCCAACAGATATTGCAACTTTTCTGGATCAGCAG CACGGAGTAGCCATTAGATCGGGTCACCACTGTGCCCAGCCCCTCCATCGCTACTTGGGAGTGAATGCGAGCGCACGAGCTAGTCTTCACTTATACAACACAAAAGAGGATGTTGACGATTTCATCAAATCTCTGAAGGACACAGTtagcttcttctcctctttcaaATAG
- the LOC127797233 gene encoding E3 ubiquitin-protein ligase BIG BROTHER-like: protein MSWNLQVEANYVNASFPYNSAGSFINFFEGLAYEHVNFIFADALHVQESTYPSMHSSFYKFGLSEPGSVSYYDHSHDCVFNDHAPAMDEYDGHFETSVPMTTEQTAHVRTQLEENSGINVNTSHVECPRGNHNAHDYQVMWQDNVDPDNMTYEELLELGETVGTQSRGLSQDLISLLPVRKFKYSFFKRKKLRDERCVICQMEYKRGDQQMILPCKHVYHAGCGATWLRINKACPICYTEVFGVEDASKH, encoded by the exons ATGAGTTGGAACCTGCAAGTGGAAGCTAACTATGTAAACGCTAGCTTTCCTTATAATTCAGCTGGTAGCTTTATCAATTTCTTTGAAGGCCTTGCATATGAACATGTGAATTTCATTTTTGCTGATGCACTCCATGTTCAG GAGAGCACTTATCCTTCAATGCATTCAAGTTTCTACAAATTTGGGTTATCTGAACCAGGGAGCGTTTCATATTATGATCATAGCCACGATTGTGTATTCAATGATCACGCACCAGCAATGGATGAATATGATGGACATTTTGAAACTTCTGTACCAATGACTACTGAACAGACTGCACATGTACGTACACAATTGGAAGAGAATTCAGGCATAAATGTGAATACTAGCCATGTAGAAT GTCCTCGAGGTAATCATAATGCTCATGATTATCAG GTTATGTGGCAAGACAATGTTGACCCTGACAACATGACTTATGAG GAATTACTTGAGTTGGGTGAGACAGTAGGAACTCAAAGTCGAGGTCTCTCCCAAGACCTTATCTCCTTGCTTCCTGTAAGAAAGTTCAAGTATAGCTTCTTCAAAAGAAAGAAGTTAAGAGATGAGAG GTGCGTAATTTGCCAGATGGAATACAAACGAGGTGACCAGCAGATGATTCTTCCTTGCAAACATGTCTATCATGCCGGTTGTGGCGCCACATGGCTTCGCATCAACAAG GCTTGCCCCATTTGTTACACCGAGGTATTCGGAGTTGAAGATGCATCAAAACACTAA